From the Streptomyces sp. KMM 9044 genome, one window contains:
- a CDS encoding ABC transporter substrate-binding protein, with product MNTMHHRPRTRRRTSGAALAGALVLLLAATGCSSKADDGNGGSESADGVRTGPGVSADTIRLGALTDLTGPYATLGKSIVQVQQMWADETNADGGICDRKIEIVVKDHGYDVQKAVTAYADIAPDVVALPQVIGSPVVAALLDDIERDKVLTFPQAWAASLLGKDAIQVLGTTYDIDMIAAVDFLTRTKGVKKGDTIGHVYFEGDYGANALEGSTWAAEQAGLKIAGQKIQATDTDLSAQVSALGKEGVKAVLISAGPAQTASLVGVAASRGLSVPVVSSAPGYAPQLMETPAAPALAAMLHVVSAAPAVSSELPMVQRMVTSYKKKYPDSPVDSGVLSGYNAAQLMGADLKAACDAGGLSREDVVKAHRSQKNADIGLGTAQNFSDVDRPASVETYVLKPDAKATGAVVNAEDAYTAPGVEEYLSGR from the coding sequence GTGAACACCATGCATCACCGGCCCCGCACCCGGCGCCGCACCAGCGGCGCCGCCCTCGCCGGAGCCCTCGTCCTGCTGCTCGCGGCCACCGGGTGCAGTTCCAAGGCGGACGACGGCAACGGGGGCAGCGAATCCGCCGACGGCGTCCGCACCGGCCCCGGCGTCAGCGCCGACACCATCCGGCTGGGCGCCCTCACCGACCTCACCGGCCCGTACGCCACGCTCGGCAAGAGCATCGTGCAGGTCCAGCAGATGTGGGCCGACGAGACCAACGCCGACGGCGGCATCTGCGACCGCAAGATCGAGATCGTCGTCAAGGACCACGGTTACGACGTGCAGAAGGCGGTGACCGCCTACGCCGACATCGCGCCGGACGTCGTCGCCCTGCCCCAGGTCATCGGCTCGCCCGTCGTCGCGGCCCTGCTCGACGACATCGAGCGCGACAAGGTGCTCACCTTCCCGCAGGCCTGGGCCGCATCCCTGCTCGGGAAGGACGCCATTCAGGTCCTCGGCACCACCTACGACATCGACATGATCGCCGCGGTCGACTTCCTCACCCGCACCAAGGGAGTGAAGAAGGGTGACACCATCGGTCACGTCTACTTCGAGGGCGACTACGGCGCCAACGCGCTGGAAGGCTCCACCTGGGCGGCCGAACAGGCCGGACTGAAAATCGCCGGGCAGAAGATCCAGGCCACGGACACCGACCTGTCCGCACAGGTCTCCGCCCTGGGCAAGGAGGGCGTCAAGGCCGTCCTGATCAGTGCCGGACCCGCCCAGACGGCCTCCCTCGTCGGCGTCGCCGCCTCCCGCGGTCTGAGCGTCCCCGTCGTCAGCAGCGCACCGGGCTACGCGCCCCAGCTCATGGAGACCCCGGCCGCGCCGGCCCTGGCCGCCATGCTGCACGTGGTGAGCGCCGCACCCGCGGTCAGCTCCGAACTGCCGATGGTCCAGCGCATGGTGACCTCGTACAAGAAGAAGTACCCGGACTCGCCCGTCGACTCCGGCGTGCTGTCCGGCTACAACGCCGCACAGCTCATGGGTGCCGACCTGAAGGCGGCCTGCGATGCCGGCGGCCTCAGCCGTGAGGACGTCGTCAAGGCGCACCGCTCACAGAAGAACGCCGACATCGGCCTCGGCACCGCACAGAACTTCTCCGACGTCGACCGCCCGGCGAGCGTCGAGACGTACGTCCTCAAGCCCGACGCGAAGGCGACGGGTGCCGTGGTGAACGCCGAGGACGCGTACACCGCACCGGGCGTCGAGGAGTACCTGTCCGGACGGTAG
- a CDS encoding MSMEG_6728 family protein, producing MQTFLPYPGFQRSASVLDRRRLGKQRVEALQVLRGLIVPGYGWRRHPAVRMWTGYEEALVRYGLEICRVWRDRGHQDNCAATLVADLATVRPGAPVRGQGELAEAGELPPWIGDDALHRSHRSALVRKDPAFYTECFPGEPDDLPYVWPASDRSPRVLPG from the coding sequence ATGCAGACGTTCCTGCCCTATCCAGGCTTCCAGCGGTCGGCGTCGGTACTCGACCGCCGTCGGCTCGGCAAGCAACGGGTGGAGGCCCTCCAGGTCCTGCGCGGCCTGATCGTGCCGGGCTACGGGTGGCGCCGGCATCCGGCGGTTCGCATGTGGACCGGCTACGAGGAGGCGCTGGTGCGTTACGGCCTCGAGATCTGCCGGGTCTGGCGCGACCGGGGGCACCAGGACAACTGCGCCGCCACGCTCGTCGCCGATCTGGCCACCGTCCGGCCCGGCGCACCGGTGCGCGGTCAGGGGGAACTGGCCGAGGCGGGTGAACTGCCACCCTGGATCGGGGACGACGCCCTGCACCGCAGCCACCGTTCGGCCCTGGTACGCAAGGACCCGGCCTTCTACACGGAGTGCTTCCCCGGGGAGCCGGACGACCTGCCGTACGTCTGGCCGGCCTCGGACCGTTCTCCCCGGGTCCTCCCCGGCTGA